Within Triticum dicoccoides isolate Atlit2015 ecotype Zavitan chromosome 1B, WEW_v2.0, whole genome shotgun sequence, the genomic segment GACAGACTAAAACTTGTGAGAAACAATTGACGGAGTCTGATGGAAAAAGCTATATACGGTAACTAATAATTTATAGTGAAAGGAAGCAACATACCTGTACAGGAGGTGCAACAGAAGCGCTTGAATTACTTTTCCATGGCGTAGTACCCGGCGGAGGTGGCTCCATACTAGGATAAGAGTAACCAGAAGTGGTGTTAACGACTGTATTATCTATGTTGCTGCTCCCAGCAACTGGATTGCCAGCAGGAGTTGGCACAGAGTGATTGTAATAGTATGGCCACTGGTTGTACTGTTGCTGATATGAGAAAGAATTGGCAGGCACTGCACTGGAACTTTGGGCTGCATTGGTATCAGAGGATGGGTAGTTCTGGTATGACTGGGCATAATTGTTTCCTGAGCTTCCATCATTACGAGTGTCGGTCTGATAATAATAGTTGGTGGTTGCATATCCTGGCGCAGTCTGGTGACCACCAGCATTGTAATATGTGTTACTTGTAGGATCAACGTAAGACCCAGAATTCTGAAATGAAGTAAGAGGCTGATAAGCTGCACCTGAATGTTGGTTTGCTCCTCCTTGCTGCACAGAACAACTATTTGTTGCTTGTGGGTAGTTATAGTAATAGTTTGCATATTCTGCAGGATTGTAGCCATGCTGAAGTGAACTTGAGTAAGGCACATGAGAATGACTTGCATTTGTCAAGCCCATAGTCGACTGTACAGCAGGAGGCGCACTGCTTGCCACATTTTGATTATCTCCTGAAACCGATACATCCCTCTGTGGATCATAGTATACTGCATCTTGACTTTGATTGGCCACTGGATAGTTCCACGAACCTGCTGCTGCTGCGCCAGTTGTAGTGGACCATGAATGATCCCCAGAAACTAAAGGCGGATAAGCAGGCTGGTTTGTCTGGCCTGTGCCGCTGACCTGCCATTAGCAAAGAAAATTAATCATCATTCAGATAGATAGATTCTAATGGGCACCGTGACCAACTACAAAAGGGTTGTCCTCAGTGCGGCGTTAATCTAAAAGGCAAGTTCGGTTTTGCGGAGGGTATAAAATGTTTTAGTTGTGCATCGCAGCATTGGTGAAATAAATTAACTGAGTAAGTAGCACCAGCCCACGACGTACTTATACACACTACTGCAGCAAGGCCATTGAATAACCTCATGTAAGGGGAAAATTGGCACAAAACACGACAAAACAACACTTGCATGAGCTACAAAAAATCAGCTAGAATCATTTTATTTTTCCAAGCCACAATCGTCAACTTAGTTGGAGCACGTCTTATGCACGCAATTAATTGCACAGCACATCATCACAGGGCTGAATCCTCTACAACTGCCGTGATAAGAACATGCCAATGCACGGAGCTTATGGCAGGAACCAAACCATCCGTAATACACTTTCTCTGAAAATACTAAAACAGAAATCAATAGGCGGGTCACGTGGCATACCTCGACGCGCGCGGCGTCGGATCCGGCGGCCGGCGCAGCTCCGTGGCTGGCCATCGTCCCCGCGCCCGAACCAACCCTAGCGGCAACAaggtcaaccgccgccgccgcggccgtcaGAGACGACGAACAGAGGAGAATCGACGGCGGACGAATTGAATTGAAAAAAAAACACGGAGAGATCGGGTCAACGGGTTGGTTCAGCGGGGAGGATTCAGGGGGAAATCGAGTGGTCGGGATTGAGGGGAGATTTTCGGGGGGTGGAAGCGGCGATGCAGAAAGCGAGGGTGGGAAGAGGAGGATGCAGAAAGCGAGATGTGGGAGAAAGGAGCAGCGAACTTTTTTGGTTGCCCTTTTCGGATGCGTTGCGCTGCGGTTTGGTTGGGTGTCGTAACGAGTTCGTCGGAGACGGATGAGAGGGGAGAACGTGCCGGAGACGGAATGAATAACCGCGGCGCTTGCGTGAACGGGCCGTGGGCCTTCGATAGATGGGCCTGCGGCCTGCTTTATTTGAGCCCGGCTACTGTTTAGCAACTCTGCCTTCTTCGGAGAAACAGACTCTCCGGAGATTCAGTTATcagagagatgtttagcaactctgCCTTCTTCGGAGAAACGGACTCTCCGGAGATTCAGTTATCAGAGAGATGTGGGGAGATTCAGAGAGCCGTAGGAATTCATTCAGGAACAGGACAGTAAATCATAACATCCCATCGAACTCGCGTCATTTGCAGGGGAAGACGATATATATTCGATCTCATGACTGGGCTCATGGAGCTACAAGGTAACTAGAGACATTCTGCGATAGACAGATGGGTGAACAGGCAACATTTGTTCCGGCTACAGCTACTGAACGAAAGATATGACAGTTTTCTCGCGTCTGCAGGCTGCAGCCACGGCGGGGCGGAGTTGTTGGCTGAAGGCGAGGAGGCGACGGGTTGCGGACGGAGATTGACGCCTAGCCGCCGAAGCCGTAGAGGGTGCGGCCCTGGCGCTTGAGCGCGTAGACGACGTCCATGGCGGTGACGGTCTTGCGGCGGGCGTGCTCGGTGTAGGTGACGGCGTCGCGGATGAcgttctcgaggaagatcttgagcacgccgcgggtctcctcgtagatgagcCCCGAGATGCGCTTCACGCCGCCCCTCCGAGCGAGCCTCCGgatcgccggcttggtgatgccctGGATGTTGTCGCGCAGCACCTTCCTGTGGCGCTTGGCGCCGCCCTTGCCGAGCCCCTTGCCTCCCTTGCCGCGCCCGGACATGGCTGACGATCTCTGTTTGGTTCGAGCTGCGAGCGGATGCGGGTCGAGGGAGCGGTCGTGGATTGTGGTGTTCTGATTTGGGGGAAGGAGGGGAGGGGATTAAAAGGGGTGGGAGGAAGGCGATGCGTGCCAAAGAATTGCGAAGGTCGAGACCGCGATCCGGGTATGGATGCCGCGGATCCGTGACGTGGCGGGAGTCTCGGCGCGGTAGATTGGCGGGGCGCGCCTGAAAATTTTCGTTCCGTGACGCGCCAGCTCGAAACCTTTTCCGCTCGTTGCCGCGCTGTCTGTGCGATTCCTTGGTGCGAATTCAGTTTCGCTTCTGTGGTGCTCGTGCGCGACGGCGCGAAAAATGAAACGGCAACGGAGTGTGCCTAGTCTAACAGTGGCTCTTACAAGCAGATTGTCTGACGTTTTCGAAAATTCAAGATTGAATCAGTGAAGGATTTTCAAAAGTCGTTGGTGTCAACTGCACCAATGGCTAGGGGCTCACGTAGATTGATCGTAGAGAGAGCGTGCCGGTTCCCAACAAGTGAAGTGAATTGGATTATCATTGGCACTCTGTTTCTTCCGAGCGATCGTCATCTCCGAGAAATACTAGAGTTAGAGAAGAGGAAATGGGTGTGAAGTTACACACTGATACTCCCTCCCCCGGTGAAAAGTGTGCATATAGATTTTTTTTTTGACTAATTGTGAAGCGGGTAAAAAATGCATTGGGAATAGGGGTGGGGACTTTTGAACCGAAAACCGAAAAACCGAACCGAGCCGAACCATATTAACCGATTTATCTATTAATTCGGTGATTCGATTTTTTGTTCGGTGGGAAATTTTAAGGCTGTTCGGTGTTTGGTTTCTGTTCAGTTTCCAGTGTCCAAAAACCGAATACACCGAAAAAACCGATATGTACGATACCCCATGCAATACCTTGTTTTCGAAAGTGCAGCGGGGGCGCGTCCTCTGGCAAATACTTGTTGGTTGTGGCAGACGTCAGGCCAGCCGCTAGATGAGTTTCGAATCTCACAATTTAACTAGTACTCGTAGGATTATGTATGCATGCCCGGCGCTTGGTTATGGAAGTAACTAGCAATTAGTGTATCAATTAGtgcattagttgcttagtttacacGCATCACACATATTCTTCCGTACATAATACATGTAACGCCCCATGTGATTTTACACTTAGTTATGTTCACTAGTTTGCTTGACCGAATAAAGCACGGACTGATGTTAAGGTTGCTAGCTCTTGTGATATAtactgatgagtgcatgtattttggtTTTCCGGTTAACCGAATAGACCGAGCCGATATATTATGGTTAATATGGTTCGGTTTCTAAATTTTGTGTGATTAATTCGGTTTccattttttcaaaaccgaaattaTAAAATACCAAATAAACCGAACCGTATTAACCATATAAACCGAATGCCCAGCCCTAATTAGGAAGATGCAAATAGTCCTGGCCATCTCCGGCCCGGCCCTGTCGGCCCGCCCAGGCtcggccctaaaatccagggcctaggcccgatgggcttgcccatgggccgggcatgggcctgagttttgagcccaccaaCAAGGCTTGTACGAGtttgggcttggcatattggcattttaagaaagaggcccggcccacggccctaagccctaaggacttttcagggctttttacttcgggcttgggcttgaaaagtaggcccgatggtagggcctGGACCTCAGTTTTCTGCCATGTTCTTTTTtaggcccggcccatggccaggtATAGATGCAAGCCATCATCTCTCTTCTGTTTAAATATCCAACCCACAATAAACTAAGTGCATGTACAAATTAAGGAGGCCATGTGTAGAATGTTATTGGTCTTATTACCGTCTGATGAGAGAAAAGCatttttttctactttaaagtgcattgggaagatagaagtacactcttttgtAGACAAAATTTAAAGCCAAACATACACTTTTCACTGGACAATTTTTTGCATTGGAACTGACTGATTAGAAACGAATAAATACACACTGTGGGACATAATTTAAACTTGTAAAGGCATGCATAAAAAACGCGGAATTGACATTTATATAGGAACACGGTGACTCTAGTGTTCCCTTCACTCTATAACAACATCCTGAACCGCTGTATTGGgtgccttagagcatctccaacagtcgcCGAACGCGCCGCGCGTAAAAAATGGCTTTAGTACGCGCTCATCgtctggtttggcgcggcgcgcagcgccAGCTCCagcagcgcgcgcgccgctccagcagccgcGCAAAAAATTGCAGCACGCGCTCATTCTAGAAACTAGGATGTATGCATTGGAAGCATAGAAACTAGATAGATTGCATAGATTTTTTAAAtgatacaaaggtattttacatcAAAAACAtagattgcataaaataaaaacgaCAAACGATAAAAAACTAAATAGATAGCATAAAAAACTACTCTAAgtcgctatcatcatcatcattatcatcctcGGCGGTGTTGTCCGAGGTATCTAGCCATATGTCCAACCAACGATCATCGTTCTCCGTGAAGAACGACCTCCCACCTGCTGCAACGAGATCGGATTGCGCGTTCGCCAATGCCTTCCGCGCGACGCATGTCCAACCGCGCCTCGTGGCGCCTTCGCGTGTCCTCCTCGCGACGCCTTGCCCAGTAGACTTGCTcgtaggcgacgtcctccgggtggcgccggcgccactccgccatgacccgctcgtcctcctgggcgacgaggaggcggcgctgccgctcggcgtgctccgcacggtcttgtgccgtgttcagacgaggcggcggggcgacgtcgaGCGCCTGCTGGAGCGTGTACACATCTTGGAAGTTCATCTGGCTGCGCGGCCGGCCTATGCGCCACGccaccgcgtcgtacgcgcgggcggcctcgcgcgccgtcccgtacgtgccgaggccgagccggagatCGCCGGAGCGTATCTCCGCGTAATAGCCGCCGTTGGGGCGCAGGCGGACGCCACGGTAGCCGAacgctcctcggcggcgcggcggcatggcgacgcggcggtggcggggcgttggggcGGTGGAGGCGCGTCGGTGGCGTGGCGCTGGAGCGGCGCGTGGCAAAGAGGGAGAGAAAGAGGATAAGAGGAGGCGTGGAGAGGCGCGTGGCGCGCCGCACTTTATAGGCGTGCCGGAAGCGGTGCGCAAAAGATGACGCGCGAGCTGACGCCTTTTCGCGCGCGCGTGTAAACGGTTCCCGCGCGTGTGATTTTTtccgccaccgctggagcgcggCAAAACGCCCCGCGCGCGCTAAAGCTGTGTGTACCGCGTACGCGCGTCGTTTCGcgcggccgttggagatgctcttaaaaaGCATGGTTGTTCTACTCTGTACCGGACTGGGATCCTACGAATCGGGTAGATACAGCACCAACAACTTCATGCTGCTCGGAGCTTTTCACGGAACTTGTCGTTTTTATTCTGCTTCAGTTATCTTGCTGCCCATACTTGATAGTgattttttcctcttttttccatACTAGTGTATACGTAGTATATTTTTAGCTGGAGAGCCAAATTTTGGTTGTGTTAATATTGCAAAATGAGAgggtcttttttttttttttgactgtggaGAGGGTCTTTTGTTGTGTCAAGTACTTTTGTGTCTGTCTCTTCAGAGTGTGTCGCGTTCTTGTATCAGGTGCTCACTTTCAAAAAGATGTTCCTGAAGTTGTTGATGTTGGGCTGTGGCAAAGCTGTTGGCATCAAAAAGAGAAGACTGAAATCTTTACATTGAGTGTAATCAATCAAAATATCGGTTTAACCTCCTATGAGCAGACATCTTTTATATATGAGTcccgcttcggtacaaccccctagAAAACGTATAAAGGGCAGTATAGTCTTTTCACAAGGTTTCTTACTTTACATGTATGATACCCGCGAATATATACGCCATACGTACCCCTGACCAGGCTGGCCCATTAAGGTTTCCGCATTATGCAACAGTATGACagcgatctactccctccgttcctaaatatttgtctttttagaggtttcaaatgatgactacatacggaacaaaatgagtgaatctacactttaaaaaatgtctatatacatccatatgtggtgaccatttaaaatctctagaaagacaaatatttaggaacggagggagtatagtctTTTCACAAGGTTTCTTACTTTACATGTATGATACCCGCGAATATATACGCCATACGTACCCCTGACCAGGCTGGCCCATTAAGGTTTCCGCATTATGCAACAGTATGACagcgatctactccctccgttcctaaatatttgtctttttagaggtttcaaatgatgactacatacggaacaaaatgagtgaatctacactttaaaaaatgtctatatacatccgtatgtagtcaaaGCTGTTGGCATCAAAAAGAGAAGACTGAAATCTTTACATTGAGTGTAATCAATCAAAATATCGGTTTAACCTCCTATGAGCAGACATCTTTTATATATGAGTcccgcttcggtacaacccccctaGAAAACGTATAAAGGGCAGTATAGTCTTTTCACAAGGTTTCTTACTTTACATGTATGATACCCGCGAATATATACGCCATATGTACCCCTGACCAGGCTGGCCCATTAAGGTTTCCGCATTATGCAACAGAATGACAGcgatctactcccttcgttcctaaatatttgtctttttagaggtttcaaatgatgactacatacggaacaaaatgagtgaatctacactttaaaaaatgtctatatacatccgtatgtggtgaccatttaaaatctctagaaagacaaatatttaggaacggagggagtatagtctTTTCACAAGGTTTCTTATTTTACATGTATGATACCCGNNNNNNNNNNNNNNNNNNNNNNNNNNNNNNNNNNNNNNNNNNNNNNNNNNNNNNNNNNNNNNNNNNNNNNNNNNNNNNNNNNNNNNNNNNNNNNNNNNNNNNNNNNNNNNNNNNNNNNNNNNNNNNNNNNNNNNNNNNNNNNNNNNNNNNNNNNNNNNNNNNNNNNNNNNNNNNNNNNNNNNNNNNNNNNNNNNNNNNNNNNNNNNNNNNNNNNNNNNNNNNNNNNNNNNNNNNNNNNNNNNNNNNNNNNNNNNNNNNNNNNNNNNNNNNNNNNNNNNNNNNNNNNNNNNNNNNNNNNNNNNNNNNNNNNNNNNNNNNNNNNNGTGGTGACcatttaaaatctctagaaagacaaatatttaggaacggaggtttcTTACTTTACATGTATGATACCCGCGAATATATACGCCATACGTACCCCTGACCAGGCTGGCCCATTAAGGTTTCCGCATTATGCAACAGTATGACagcgatctactccctccgttcctaaatatttgtcttttagaggtttcaaatgatgactacatacggaacaaaatgagtgaatctacattttaaaatatgtctatatacatccgtatgtggtgaccatttaaaatctctagaaagacaaatatttaggaacggagggagtaatatatagaCAAGAATAAAAAGCAATCACATAATGATTCGAACCTCGCACCTCTAGCCCACAGAGGAAAGTTGCAAACCAGTCACCCTGTGAAGCTTTGGTAATAAAATCTGAGCGCGCCCCTTAAAGAGCTACTACGCAGAATATGAAAACACGAGCATTTctgaaataaaaaacaaaaaatcaAACATTTTGAGAAGTCGTGAATATTTCTTTTTAAAAAAGAAGGAAATCTGGAATTTCCGAGTTTTTGTGAAAACGTGAATGTTTTTAGAGTTCTGAGAAAAAATCCAACATGACATCGTTTTTTAAACAATCAGAACAAGTTTTAGAGAACATGATTTTTTTGGAAAGctctgtacatttttaaaatactaAAGAACTTTTAAAAATGTGAATATTGTTTTGAAATGTTTGAAAAAAGTCACAAACATTTTTTAGAagaaaaataaatatgaaaataacgaacaaacaaaaaagaaaaaaagaaaacaatgaAAAAGAAACACAAagcaaaataaaaggaaaaaaataaaaagaataaaactGGAAACACGGTAAAATAAAAGTAGAAAACTAGAAGGTTCCCAAGTTGGGGTGGGGGTAGTTCCTACGCTATCTGCAGAAATGGCTGACCCAAACTCGTCTCTCGGCCGCTTGCCTTATGCGAAACAGGGGCAATCTGAAGTATTTTGCTGCTTTTCTCAAAGAAAAATCTTTATTCTTCCCTTCTTTTTCTACTTTTTtgttttcattctctttcttcgtcaattcttttctatttttactttattattatttttgaaatctttatttttttaaatattGTTTGCAATACCAAACTAGCCATACAATGATGAAAGTTGTTCAA encodes:
- the LOC119347804 gene encoding histone H4; this encodes MSGRGKGGKGLGKGGAKRHRKVLRDNIQGITKPAIRRLARRGGVKRISGLIYEETRGVLKIFLENVIRDAVTYTEHARRKTVTAMDVVYALKRQGRTLYGFGG